One genomic segment of Helicobacter enhydrae includes these proteins:
- a CDS encoding NuoI/complex I 23 kDa subunit family protein, whose amino-acid sequence MAIKIKHIQRKKTPFLQRIYLPYIFAGMARTLKHFLQNASDTSKIEFLEYPEQKPQDITKRYRGLHRLTKNEQGELKCVACDMCATACPADCIFITAKELENSKEKAPLTFSIDLLECVYCGLCVEACPKDAIRMDTGIFTKVGNSRESFLIDIKTLSERKEGEF is encoded by the coding sequence ATGGCAATTAAAATCAAACACATACAGAGAAAAAAGACTCCCTTTTTGCAACGAATCTATCTACCCTATATCTTTGCAGGGATGGCTAGGACATTGAAGCATTTTTTGCAAAACGCAAGCGATACTTCCAAAATCGAGTTTTTGGAATATCCTGAGCAAAAGCCCCAAGACATCACCAAACGCTATAGGGGATTGCACAGATTGACAAAAAACGAGCAGGGAGAGCTCAAGTGCGTAGCCTGTGATATGTGTGCTACCGCCTGTCCTGCTGATTGTATTTTTATCACAGCCAAAGAGTTGGAAAATAGCAAAGAAAAAGCCCCTTTGACTTTCAGTATCGATTTGCTTGAGTGTGTGTATTGTGGGCTTTGTGTAGAGGCTTGTCCCAAAGATGCCATAAGAATGGATACGGGCATTTTTACCAAAGTGGGCAATAGTAGAGAATCTTTTTTGATTGATATCAAAACCTTATCGGAGCGAAAGGAGGGGGAGTTTTAA
- a CDS encoding complex I subunit 1/NuoH family protein: MSEVVLILFRIVFILIFALTFVPILVLLERKISAFIQDRPGPNRTNIGGIRLGGVVQSLADALKLMIKEDFTPSSIRSKVLFTIAPMILFLMSLMTIAVIPFSDYFTLDGVQYLMQAIPFDGGMLWYLGMASLSIYGIMLAGYSSNNKYSLLGSLRAASGAISYEIPLGLAVVSMMITYGSIHLNDFVHYQQGSIFGLPSWGIFIQPLAGVIFIVCAFAETNRAPFDLAEGESEIVAGYHLEYSAMSFAMFFMAEYIAMVAMSALIITLFFGGYALPYLSTADLLEHYQVILVAMACLTTLFGIGFVRWIGKNNVTRYKTNNDLRKRENKFYTIATFAVVAVVDLVCAFLYFNGLESFGKEVLVTLLYLGIFTLKTFVMLFVFIWVRWTIPRFRYDQIQRLGWEKLMPLAILNIIITAVVVIYGN, translated from the coding sequence ATGAGCGAAGTGGTTTTGATTCTTTTTAGAATTGTTTTTATTCTGATTTTTGCACTCACATTTGTGCCTATTTTGGTTTTGCTTGAACGCAAGATTTCTGCTTTTATTCAAGATCGTCCCGGTCCCAATCGGACAAATATCGGAGGCATTCGACTTGGTGGGGTGGTGCAATCACTTGCAGATGCCCTCAAACTGATGATCAAAGAGGACTTCACCCCCTCAAGCATTCGTTCCAAAGTGCTTTTTACCATTGCTCCGATGATTTTGTTTTTGATGAGCTTGATGACGATTGCTGTCATTCCGTTTTCTGATTATTTCACTCTTGATGGTGTGCAATATCTGATGCAGGCTATTCCTTTTGATGGGGGTATGCTATGGTATCTTGGAATGGCGTCTTTGAGTATCTATGGCATTATGCTTGCAGGATATTCTTCCAACAACAAATACTCGCTTCTAGGATCACTGAGAGCCGCCTCTGGTGCGATCAGCTATGAGATCCCTCTAGGATTGGCAGTTGTGAGTATGATGATCACTTATGGTTCGATCCATCTCAATGATTTTGTGCATTACCAACAAGGCTCGATCTTTGGTTTGCCCTCTTGGGGGATTTTCATCCAACCTTTGGCAGGAGTGATTTTCATTGTTTGTGCTTTTGCAGAGACAAACAGAGCCCCCTTTGACCTTGCAGAGGGAGAGAGTGAGATCGTGGCAGGTTATCATCTAGAATATAGTGCGATGAGCTTTGCGATGTTTTTTATGGCGGAATATATTGCGATGGTGGCAATGAGTGCGTTGATCATCACTTTGTTTTTTGGTGGATACGCATTGCCCTATCTTAGCACAGCTGATCTTTTGGAGCATTATCAAGTGATTCTTGTGGCAATGGCTTGTTTGACGACTCTTTTTGGGATTGGATTTGTGCGTTGGATCGGCAAAAACAATGTCACGCGTTACAAAACAAACAACGACTTAAGGAAGCGTGAAAACAAATTCTACACGATCGCGACTTTTGCGGTTGTGGCGGTTGTGGATTTGGTGTGTGCGTTTTTGTATTTCAATGGACTAGAGAGCTTTGGCAAAGAAGTATTGGTGACTTTGCTCTATCTAGGTATTTTTACGCTCAAAACCTTTGTGATGCTCTTTGTATTTATCTGGGTGCGTTGGACAATCCCAAGATTTAGATACGATCAGATTCAGAGGCTGGGTTGGGAGAAGCTGATGCCTCTAGCAATCCTAAATATCATAATTACAGCAGTGGTGGTGATCTATGGCAATTAA
- a CDS encoding complex I subunit 4 family protein, with protein MMFLPYVLSLMIFLPFSVGVIMILFCNDFVARALAFVTTLVVALLGFMLFFAFDAGGGIQFVNHLPLVPQYGINYLVGVDGINLYILLVIAFSFPPLFFILKRTDKGYWANMLLMQSGFFSVVSSLDLVYFYAGWEMMLIPIFIMVGIYGRNPERAASLLNMMYYAIFGSMVMLGAIIYLGVQHYEAFGFFSFKLADLIRTPLDVGTQSVLFFCFMLAFAIKLPLFPFHLWLSKAYTNSITTATFMLSVIASKMAIFATLRFVLPLFPASFVEYSSWFILLGLFSMLYFGTSAFRAKDFKTLLAYASASHLGLIVAGAFALNVEAMMGAMYQVVAHAITSGVMFLLVGIIIRQLGTREISQLGGIAMRAPVFATLFAIAMISSVGLPATIGFMGELLIIFGLFELDLMYGILATTSIVIGAVYMFVVYRRAILQNTNERTQHFKDLKISETLAFMVAISMIFVMGIYPKPFLKKIEPTMQTHYESYIKPNLGVAK; from the coding sequence ATGATGTTTCTTCCTTATGTCTTGAGTTTGATGATTTTTCTCCCCTTTAGCGTGGGTGTGATTATGATTTTGTTTTGCAATGATTTTGTTGCTAGAGCATTGGCTTTTGTCACGACGCTTGTGGTGGCACTTCTTGGGTTTATGCTGTTTTTTGCATTTGATGCTGGTGGGGGGATCCAATTTGTCAATCACCTGCCCTTGGTGCCTCAATATGGCATTAATTACTTAGTCGGTGTTGATGGGATCAATCTGTATATTTTGCTTGTGATTGCTTTTTCATTTCCTCCATTGTTTTTTATTCTCAAGAGGACAGACAAAGGCTATTGGGCAAATATGTTGTTGATGCAAAGTGGATTTTTTAGTGTAGTTTCTTCCTTGGATTTGGTGTATTTCTATGCGGGTTGGGAGATGATGCTTATCCCGATTTTTATCATGGTGGGAATCTATGGGAGAAATCCTGAGCGCGCTGCATCGCTTCTCAATATGATGTATTATGCGATCTTTGGCTCTATGGTGATGCTTGGGGCAATCATCTATCTTGGGGTGCAACATTATGAGGCTTTTGGCTTTTTTAGCTTCAAACTTGCAGATTTGATTCGGACTCCTTTGGATGTTGGCACACAGAGTGTTTTGTTTTTTTGTTTTATGTTGGCTTTTGCAATCAAGTTGCCTTTGTTTCCGTTCCACCTTTGGCTTAGCAAGGCTTATACCAACTCTATCACCACGGCGACTTTTATGCTCTCTGTGATTGCCTCAAAAATGGCGATCTTTGCAACTTTGCGTTTTGTGTTGCCTTTGTTTCCAGCCTCTTTTGTGGAGTATTCAAGCTGGTTTATTTTGCTAGGCTTGTTTTCAATGCTGTATTTTGGGACTTCTGCTTTTAGGGCAAAAGATTTCAAAACCTTACTTGCCTATGCTTCTGCCTCACATCTTGGCTTGATTGTAGCGGGTGCATTTGCTTTGAATGTGGAGGCGATGATGGGGGCGATGTATCAAGTGGTGGCACACGCGATCACAAGTGGAGTGATGTTTTTGCTTGTGGGGATCATCATCAGGCAATTGGGGACTAGAGAGATCAGCCAACTTGGGGGAATTGCAATGAGGGCACCTGTTTTTGCGACTCTGTTTGCTATCGCTATGATTTCAAGTGTGGGTTTGCCTGCGACGATTGGGTTTATGGGGGAGCTTTTGATTATTTTTGGATTGTTTGAGCTTGATCTCATGTATGGCATTCTTGCGACGACTTCTATTGTGATTGGAGCGGTTTATATGTTTGTGGTGTATCGAAGAGCTATTTTGCAAAACACAAATGAAAGGACACAACATTTCAAAGATCTCAAAATCTCTGAAACTCTTGCTTTTATGGTGGCAATTTCAATGATTTTTGTGATGGGGATTTATCCCAAACCTTTTTTGAAAAAAATAGAGCCTACGATGCAGACGCATTATGAAAGCTATATCAAACCAAATCTAGGGGTTGCAAAATGA
- a CDS encoding 2Fe-2S iron-sulfur cluster-binding protein, translating into MVEIIVDGERVSVDERGNLISELKKHNIEIPHFCYHEALGVSGNCRMCLIEVVGQKRPQIACDTPIKAGMEIKINSEMTRKIQRGILELEFINHPIDCPVCDQAGECSLQEYYMSYDKADSRVRLTEKVRKTKKEDFGSNVIHDAERCVLCRRCVRFTEICTQTYELGVGNRGEHSKIILFNDEKIDNPYAGNIVDVCPVGAMTSADFRFKKRVWHLKNTPAICQGCERGCAIWVDSSQDKYEEQRIYRFRPRVDEAVNGHFICDYGRYSYKNEQILVQENVQGLLDTLKERLLHQAGECDLLMTSSLSLEEMFAVVHFAKDFGLKVYGYDDFVDESFCDTQGLKLRYPNKTANKKGLDYFVEHFGVLRDLSTLKDKVVVLHLGSGIERLNLANKQTICIGSFEGADLICASAYHRDGHSVNVDNKLRTSKASFGNQSLSIEQIVGAIAGKQYEFDLDILKVFE; encoded by the coding sequence ATGGTTGAAATTATCGTAGATGGGGAGAGAGTTAGCGTTGATGAGAGAGGCAATCTCATCAGTGAGCTAAAAAAGCACAATATAGAAATCCCTCATTTTTGCTATCACGAAGCACTGGGAGTGAGCGGGAATTGTAGAATGTGCCTCATAGAAGTTGTGGGGCAGAAGCGTCCTCAAATCGCTTGTGACACACCAATCAAAGCAGGAATGGAAATCAAAATCAATAGCGAGATGACTAGGAAAATCCAAAGAGGGATTTTGGAGCTTGAGTTTATCAATCACCCTATCGATTGCCCTGTGTGCGATCAAGCAGGAGAATGCTCCTTGCAAGAATACTATATGAGCTATGATAAGGCTGATTCAAGAGTGAGGCTGACAGAAAAAGTCCGCAAAACCAAAAAAGAAGACTTCGGAAGCAATGTCATACACGATGCGGAGCGTTGCGTGCTTTGTCGGCGTTGCGTGCGATTTACAGAGATTTGCACTCAAACCTATGAGCTGGGGGTCGGCAATCGTGGGGAGCATAGCAAGATTATTTTGTTTAATGATGAAAAGATCGATAATCCTTATGCGGGAAACATCGTAGATGTCTGTCCTGTCGGGGCGATGACTTCTGCGGATTTTCGCTTCAAAAAAAGAGTATGGCATCTCAAAAACACTCCTGCCATTTGTCAAGGGTGCGAGAGGGGCTGTGCGATATGGGTGGATAGCAGTCAAGATAAATATGAAGAACAAAGGATTTATCGCTTTAGACCGCGTGTCGATGAGGCAGTCAATGGGCATTTTATCTGTGATTATGGACGCTATAGCTACAAAAATGAACAGATTCTGGTGCAAGAAAATGTGCAGGGTTTGCTTGACACGCTCAAAGAGAGATTGCTCCATCAGGCAGGAGAATGTGATTTGTTGATGACTTCCTCACTCTCGCTTGAAGAAATGTTTGCGGTGGTGCATTTTGCCAAAGATTTTGGGCTAAAAGTCTATGGTTATGATGATTTTGTAGATGAAAGCTTTTGTGATACTCAAGGGCTAAAACTACGCTACCCAAACAAAACAGCCAACAAAAAAGGACTGGATTATTTTGTGGAGCATTTTGGGGTTTTGCGAGATCTCTCCACTCTCAAGGACAAAGTGGTCGTTTTGCATTTGGGAAGTGGGATTGAGCGGTTGAATCTTGCAAACAAGCAAACCATTTGTATCGGATCTTTTGAGGGGGCAGATTTGATTTGTGCAAGTGCATATCATCGCGATGGACATAGTGTCAATGTGGATAATAAGCTTAGGACAAGCAAGGCGAGTTTTGGCAATCAATCCTTGAGCATTGAGCAGATAGTGGGTGCGATTGCCGGGAAGCAATATGAATTTGATCTTGATATTTTAAAGGTATTTGAATGA
- the nuoL gene encoding NADH-quinone oxidoreductase subunit L has product MLIDIVILAPLLGGIVLGLAYLGKNRLHLSQSAFAVLGMIAPVISFVCMAFLFVDYTHTQDLKAFTWIDVGIFKINIGFYLDELSAIMGVFVAFLGMLIHLYSVGYMDKDEGFGKFFCYMNLFLGSMFILVLADNPILMFVGWEGVGACSYLLISFYFDSKANVKAGNKAFILNRIGDFGFLIGLISLYLVASVGGFDYEALSKAYIPNDIATFIAFCFICGALAKSAQIPLYTWLPDAMAGPTPISALIHAATMVTAGVYMVVRFDFLYKDLNEVLEVLAYIGVASALFAAIIATKATDIKKILAYSTMSQLGYMFASLAFSSQSALFHLFTHGFFKALLFLGAGSIIIALHHEQNIFKMGSLHKHKILFYPMLFGSLAISGIFPFAGFFSKDAIILGAFLNGHYVMALILLFVAGLTAYYVFRLFFLVFYSQNQAKEVHQVPFVMSFVNVILSIFALIGGGVGVFLHLEHISLTLEIIGGLVSLFVALLGIFVAYKKFYRYQNTQEEIGLFENLVIHKFYIDEIYDLVFVRSFAFLSKFVREILDAKVFDPLVMKTARLFKIGGLIYAKWTQNGLANTYAFYMLAILLALIIYLKVGL; this is encoded by the coding sequence ATGTTGATTGATATTGTGATTTTAGCGCCACTATTGGGAGGCATTGTTTTGGGTTTGGCATATTTGGGCAAAAATCGTTTGCACCTCTCTCAATCAGCCTTTGCGGTTTTGGGAATGATTGCACCTGTGATAAGCTTCGTGTGTATGGCATTTTTGTTTGTGGATTATACGCACACTCAAGATCTCAAAGCCTTTACTTGGATTGATGTGGGGATTTTCAAAATCAATATAGGGTTTTATCTGGATGAGTTGAGTGCGATTATGGGGGTGTTTGTCGCGTTTTTGGGGATGCTTATCCATCTGTATTCTGTGGGCTATATGGACAAAGATGAAGGGTTTGGCAAGTTTTTTTGTTATATGAATCTGTTTTTGGGAAGTATGTTTATCCTTGTGCTTGCTGATAATCCTATCTTGATGTTTGTGGGTTGGGAAGGAGTGGGGGCTTGTTCGTATTTGCTGATTTCGTTTTATTTTGATTCCAAAGCAAATGTAAAAGCAGGAAATAAAGCTTTTATCCTCAACAGAATCGGGGATTTTGGCTTTTTGATTGGCTTGATTAGTCTTTATCTTGTCGCATCGGTGGGGGGATTTGACTATGAGGCATTATCCAAAGCCTATATTCCCAATGATATAGCGACTTTTATCGCGTTTTGTTTCATCTGTGGGGCGTTAGCCAAATCTGCACAGATTCCACTTTATACTTGGCTTCCTGATGCGATGGCTGGACCTACGCCTATCTCTGCCCTTATCCACGCTGCGACAATGGTGACTGCAGGTGTGTATATGGTGGTGAGGTTTGATTTTTTATACAAAGATTTAAATGAAGTGCTAGAAGTCCTTGCTTATATTGGTGTGGCAAGTGCATTGTTTGCTGCCATTATCGCTACAAAAGCAACAGACATCAAAAAGATTTTGGCATATTCTACGATGAGTCAGCTAGGCTATATGTTTGCAAGTCTTGCCTTTAGCTCTCAGTCTGCCTTGTTTCATCTATTCACACACGGGTTTTTCAAAGCTCTTTTGTTTTTGGGGGCAGGTTCTATCATCATTGCACTCCACCACGAGCAAAATATTTTCAAAATGGGTTCTTTGCACAAGCACAAAATTTTGTTTTATCCGATGCTCTTTGGCTCTCTAGCAATCAGTGGGATTTTCCCTTTTGCGGGATTTTTCTCAAAAGATGCGATTATCCTTGGGGCGTTTTTGAATGGGCATTATGTGATGGCGTTGATTTTGCTTTTTGTGGCCGGATTGACTGCTTATTATGTGTTTAGGTTGTTTTTCTTGGTGTTTTATTCTCAAAACCAAGCCAAAGAAGTGCATCAAGTGCCTTTTGTGATGAGTTTTGTCAATGTGATTCTCTCCATCTTTGCACTGATCGGTGGAGGCGTTGGGGTATTTTTGCATTTGGAGCATATTAGCCTGACACTTGAGATCATCGGTGGATTGGTGAGCTTGTTTGTCGCATTGCTTGGGATTTTTGTGGCTTATAAGAAATTTTATCGCTATCAAAACACTCAAGAGGAGATTGGGTTGTTTGAAAATCTTGTGATTCACAAATTTTATATCGATGAAATTTATGACTTGGTTTTTGTCAGAAGTTTTGCATTTTTGAGCAAGTTTGTCCGCGAGATTTTGGATGCCAAAGTTTTCGATCCTTTGGTGATGAAAACTGCTCGATTGTTTAAAATCGGCGGATTGATCTATGCCAAATGGACACAAAACGGACTTGCAAACACTTATGCGTTTTATATGTTAGCCATTCTGTTAGCCCTTATCATTTATCTAAAGGTTGGTTTATGA
- the dnaJ gene encoding molecular chaperone DnaJ, translated as MEDFDYYEILELSKTASQEQIKKAFRRKAMQYHPDRNPDNPQAEEQFKKINEAYEVLSDEEKRGIYDTYGKAGLQGGGRGAGGFEGFGDIFGDIFGDFFGGGKSTRRQRDALKFALDFAIDLELEFKEAIFGCKKEISLSYKIACKTCSGSGASKKNTCPQCQGHGQIGIRQGFMTFAQTCPQCQGSGEVVSEQCPDCKGNGYEAHQETFEIKIPEGVDNGNQIRVAHHGNQDKNGSRGDLYVRLYVKDDEHFIRDGENLYVEVPVFFTSIILGATIKIPSPRKELELEIPSASKDVKPFIFKGCGVKSLRGGGYGDLIAQIKTIYPTKLNKEQKELLEKLHQSFGEHSQPHKSMLEQACQKVKDWFKEFK; from the coding sequence TTGGAAGATTTTGACTATTATGAAATATTGGAGTTGAGCAAAACCGCCTCCCAAGAACAAATCAAAAAAGCTTTTAGGAGAAAGGCGATGCAGTATCACCCAGATCGCAACCCCGATAATCCTCAAGCAGAAGAGCAATTCAAAAAAATCAATGAAGCCTATGAAGTCCTAAGCGATGAAGAAAAACGCGGGATCTATGATACTTATGGCAAAGCAGGTTTGCAGGGTGGAGGACGAGGTGCAGGGGGATTTGAGGGCTTTGGAGATATATTTGGAGATATATTTGGCGATTTTTTTGGTGGGGGCAAAAGCACAAGGAGACAAAGAGACGCTCTCAAATTTGCACTTGATTTTGCAATCGATCTAGAGCTAGAGTTCAAAGAGGCGATTTTTGGGTGCAAAAAAGAGATCTCTCTCTCATACAAAATCGCTTGCAAGACTTGCAGTGGCAGTGGTGCAAGCAAAAAAAACACCTGCCCACAATGTCAAGGGCATGGGCAGATTGGAATCAGACAAGGCTTTATGACTTTTGCACAGACTTGCCCACAATGTCAAGGCAGTGGTGAAGTGGTATCAGAACAATGCCCAGATTGCAAAGGCAATGGCTATGAGGCACACCAAGAAACTTTTGAAATCAAAATCCCAGAGGGCGTGGATAATGGCAACCAAATCCGCGTCGCACATCACGGAAACCAAGACAAAAATGGCAGTCGTGGGGATTTGTATGTGCGTTTGTATGTCAAAGATGATGAGCATTTCATCCGCGATGGAGAAAATCTCTATGTCGAAGTGCCTGTTTTTTTTACTTCAATCATTTTGGGTGCAACGATCAAAATCCCCTCTCCTCGCAAAGAGCTAGAGCTTGAAATCCCCTCTGCTTCCAAAGATGTCAAGCCTTTCATTTTCAAAGGCTGCGGTGTCAAAAGTCTAAGAGGTGGCGGATATGGCGATCTAATCGCACAAATCAAAACCATCTACCCCACCAAACTCAACAAAGAGCAAAAAGAACTTCTAGAAAAACTGCACCAAAGTTTTGGCGAACACAGCCAACCCCACAAAAGTATGCTAGAACAAGCCTGTCAAAAAGTCAAAGACTGGTTCAAAGAGTTCAAATAA
- a CDS encoding NADH-quinone oxidoreductase subunit N, which produces MMFLPYILALVFAIVNIFLCVSKITKKTGILWNIVFWLIVLGAFFVAHSSFANGDLMGFAVGFIVFDEFSFCFGVVLSVLILIFLTSSFYNDDLVYYKHEMLTLVSLVGLGLLLMSLSAELIFTLICLEIASIGLYAMIALNSTEYKSIESAFKYFLLSSLMSAFYLLGSAIIFGVSGTTRYALIDIQTDFLSLVGMILVLSMMFFKIGIFGFYRWSLDVYYGSSMNITGFFASVFKLASFTILIKFCFAYPSANLPILQGIFAFLAVLSMFAGNLLSIKENDVKKILIAASIVHSGYIFINLSAGEPSLYPALYYLCTYAIVTAFAFGILNGIFGDREIRIADLSGLYKNHPLEAFALTIICLSFVGFPYTVGFMGKLFVFSSAVEGGRIDLLIFGVINTILSVYYYLRIIISIYFGSDEVQLTCGRFKSLGLLSLLAVFFVILEGSGIFSIITALGLLPR; this is translated from the coding sequence ATGATGTTTTTACCCTATATCCTCGCTTTAGTTTTTGCGATTGTGAATATCTTTTTGTGTGTGAGCAAAATCACCAAAAAAACAGGGATCCTTTGGAATATCGTCTTTTGGCTGATAGTTTTGGGGGCGTTTTTTGTCGCACATTCTAGTTTTGCCAATGGAGACTTGATGGGGTTTGCGGTGGGCTTCATCGTCTTTGATGAATTTTCATTTTGTTTTGGGGTTGTGCTGTCTGTTTTGATTTTGATTTTTTTGACTTCTAGTTTTTACAATGATGATCTTGTATACTACAAGCACGAAATGCTTACTTTGGTGTCTTTGGTCGGTTTGGGATTGTTGCTGATGAGCTTGAGTGCTGAGCTGATTTTCACATTGATTTGTCTAGAGATTGCTTCTATCGGTCTTTATGCGATGATTGCCCTCAATAGCACTGAATACAAAAGCATCGAATCTGCCTTCAAATACTTTTTGCTTTCTTCGTTGATGAGTGCGTTTTATCTGCTTGGGTCGGCGATTATTTTTGGGGTGAGTGGCACCACAAGGTATGCACTGATTGACATACAAACAGATTTTTTGAGTCTTGTTGGGATGATCCTTGTGCTTTCTATGATGTTTTTTAAGATTGGTATTTTTGGATTTTATCGCTGGAGTTTGGATGTGTATTATGGTTCAAGTATGAATATCACTGGGTTTTTTGCCTCTGTGTTCAAACTTGCGAGTTTTACTATTTTGATCAAATTTTGCTTCGCGTATCCAAGTGCCAATCTGCCAATATTGCAAGGGATTTTTGCATTTTTGGCAGTGCTTAGTATGTTTGCAGGGAATCTTTTGTCTATCAAAGAAAACGATGTCAAAAAGATCTTGATCGCAGCAAGTATTGTGCATTCAGGTTATATTTTTATCAATCTCTCCGCGGGAGAACCTTCTTTGTATCCTGCTTTGTATTATCTCTGCACCTATGCGATTGTGACGGCGTTTGCTTTTGGGATTTTGAATGGGATCTTTGGAGATAGGGAGATTAGGATTGCAGATCTGAGCGGTCTTTACAAAAATCATCCGCTTGAGGCATTTGCATTGACAATCATTTGTCTATCTTTTGTGGGATTCCCTTACACAGTCGGATTTATGGGCAAACTTTTTGTGTTTTCTAGTGCAGTGGAGGGGGGGCGTATTGATCTGTTGATTTTTGGTGTCATCAACACGATCTTGTCGGTTTATTATTATCTACGCATAATTATCAGCATTTATTTTGGAAGTGATGAGGTGCAACTCACTTGCGGACGCTTCAAAAGTCTTGGTTTGCTGTCTTTGTTGGCTGTGTTTTTTGTGATTTTGGAGGGTAGTGGGATTTTCTCTATCATCACAGCATTGGGTCTTTTGCCACGATAG
- the nuoK gene encoding NADH-quinone oxidoreductase subunit NuoK yields the protein MFKLYLLVALILFCIGTLGVLVRKNIFTIFMSIELMLNAVALMFAVFARENLNLDGHVIVMLIIALAAAEASFGLALIVLLYKKKQSLRITDFNVLKDKNVD from the coding sequence ATGTTTAAACTCTATCTATTAGTGGCTTTGATTTTGTTTTGTATCGGGACTTTGGGTGTGTTGGTCAGAAAAAATATTTTTACTATTTTTATGTCAATCGAATTGATGCTCAATGCTGTGGCGTTGATGTTTGCAGTGTTCGCTAGGGAAAATCTCAACCTTGATGGGCATGTGATTGTGATGCTTATCATCGCACTTGCAGCGGCTGAAGCGAGTTTTGGCTTGGCTCTCATTGTGCTGTTGTATAAGAAAAAGCAAAGTTTGCGTATCACTGATTTTAATGTGCTAAAGGATAAAAATGTTGATTGA
- a CDS encoding NADH-quinone oxidoreductase subunit J family protein — protein sequence MELFLFINFASLAILGALGLVLFQAPIYGALSLIVTMVSIAGLYLLLFAKTLFLIQIVVYAGAIMVLSVFVMMFFNITTHRLCVEFKKSALLPLVLCAGFFYLLIDALWKLPNDFEVAPFDFGEIESLGIYLFNHWSLSFEAISLLLTIALIGVIAILKGKNV from the coding sequence ATGGAGCTATTTTTGTTTATCAATTTTGCGAGTTTGGCAATTTTGGGGGCGTTGGGATTGGTTTTGTTTCAAGCACCAATCTATGGAGCTTTGAGCTTGATTGTCACAATGGTTTCTATCGCAGGGCTTTATCTTTTGCTGTTTGCCAAAACCCTCTTTCTGATTCAGATTGTTGTGTATGCTGGGGCGATTATGGTGCTTAGTGTGTTTGTGATGATGTTTTTCAATATCACTACCCATAGGCTTTGTGTCGAGTTCAAAAAATCCGCCCTTTTGCCGTTGGTGCTTTGTGCTGGATTTTTTTATCTTTTGATTGATGCGTTATGGAAACTGCCCAATGATTTTGAGGTCGCTCCGTTTGATTTTGGGGAGATTGAGAGTTTGGGGATTTATCTTTTCAATCATTGGAGTTTGAGTTTTGAGGCGATTTCTTTGCTTCTCACTATCGCATTGATTGGCGTGATTGCAATTTTAAAGGGCAAAAATGTTTAA